From a single Nostoc edaphicum CCNP1411 genomic region:
- a CDS encoding transposase — MPAWSYASNAGYFITICTDDKKCFFGEVVQGEMQRSPIGEIAHKLWYEIPNNFSNCQIDSFCVMPNHIHGILVINQIREEDAMNQTQEEDAMNPRTQEEDAMNRVSTSQRGDIQRGGVTGFFNPMLSKNSLSKIIRWYKGRCSFEINQIYEGFGWQERFHDNIIRDEFALDQIRQYIINNPINWEHDREQPPHPPSL; from the coding sequence TTGCCAGCATGGAGTTATGCTAGCAATGCCGGATATTTCATTACTATTTGCACCGATGATAAAAAATGCTTTTTTGGTGAGGTTGTGCAAGGTGAAATGCAGCGATCGCCAATTGGAGAAATTGCTCATAAATTGTGGTATGAGATTCCTAATAATTTTTCTAATTGCCAGATAGATTCGTTTTGCGTCATGCCTAATCATATTCATGGGATTTTGGTTATTAATCAAATACGAGAAGAAGACGCGATGAATCAAACACAAGAAGAAGATGCGATGAATCCACGAACACAGGAAGAAGACGCGATGAATCGCGTCTCTACAAGCCAACGGGGGGATATTCAACGGGGTGGGGTTACTGGTTTTTTTAATCCGATGTTGTCTAAAAATTCCCTTTCTAAAATTATTAGGTGGTACAAAGGACGATGTTCATTTGAAATTAATCAAATCTATGAAGGTTTTGGATGGCAAGAAAGGTTTCATGACAACATAATTCGTGATGAATTTGCCCTCGACCAAATTAGACAATATATTATCAATAACCCAATCAATTGGGAACACGATCGCGAACAACCACCCCATCCCCCCTCCTTGTAG